In one Sphingomonas sp. AP4-R1 genomic region, the following are encoded:
- a CDS encoding nuclear transport factor 2 family protein encodes MPSQDHLTPFLEAMHEGDLARASEHLSETVELNSPILPTPFKGRDSVIAVLGALLSTIDAFEPKKMMRDGPDVIAILTIRFEDHVIDAFDHVHLDADGRIETMTIAWRPLPAVVAIQQRLVPKLGGQAMQLVPLEQ; translated from the coding sequence ATGCCAAGCCAAGACCATTTGACCCCTTTCCTCGAAGCGATGCACGAGGGCGACCTTGCGCGCGCAAGCGAGCATCTGTCCGAGACCGTCGAGCTCAACAGCCCGATCCTCCCGACGCCATTCAAGGGGCGGGACAGCGTGATCGCCGTCCTCGGCGCACTGCTCTCCACGATCGACGCGTTCGAGCCGAAGAAGATGATGCGCGACGGCCCCGACGTCATCGCTATCCTCACGATCCGGTTCGAAGACCATGTGATCGATGCGTTCGACCACGTGCACCTTGATGCGGATGGCCGCATTGAGACGATGACGATCGCGTGGCGCCCGTTGCCTGCCGTGGTCGCTATCCAGCAGCGGCTCGTTCCCAAGCTCGGTGGGCAGGCCATGCAACTCGTTCCGCTCGAGCAATAG